The following are from one region of the Sandaracinus amylolyticus genome:
- a CDS encoding nuclear transport factor 2 family protein: MAKFREAVDARDLDAVEAMLADDVVFHSPVAFKPYVGKPVVSEILRAVIEVFEGFHYVRELHDGRNHALVFEAQVDGLAITGCDFLVLDDQGKIAELMVMVRPLKAAQALAARMGERFPAIQAAVMAKLQGGQQ, from the coding sequence ATGGCCAAGTTCCGAGAAGCAGTCGACGCCAGGGATCTCGACGCGGTCGAGGCGATGCTCGCCGACGACGTCGTCTTCCACAGCCCCGTCGCGTTCAAGCCGTACGTGGGCAAGCCGGTGGTGAGCGAGATCCTCCGCGCGGTGATCGAGGTCTTCGAGGGCTTCCACTACGTCCGCGAGCTTCACGACGGCCGCAACCACGCCCTCGTGTTCGAGGCGCAGGTCGACGGGCTCGCCATCACCGGCTGCGACTTCCTCGTGCTCGACGACCAGGGAAAGATCGCCGAGCTCATGGTGATGGTCCGCCCGCTCAAGGCGGCGCAGGCGCTCGCAGCGCGCATGGGAGAGCGATTCCCCGCGATCCAGGCCGCAGTGATGGCGAAGCTCCAGGGAGGGCAGCAGTGA
- a CDS encoding NADPH-dependent 2,4-dienoyl-CoA reductase, with protein MSSYPHLLAPLDLGFTTIRNRTLMGSMHTGLEEMPGGFERMAAFFAERARGGVGLIVTGGVGPNAEGAVYAGAATLTTEEDAARHSVVPRAVHDAGGTICMQILHAGRYAYNPESVSASAVRAPINPFRPRELDEAGIEKQIADFVRCARLAQLAGYDGVEVMGSEGYFINQFLVARVNQRTDRWGGPYENRMRLAVEIVRRVREAVGPRFIIIYRLSMLDLVEGGSTWDEIVTLAKAIEAAGATIINTGIGWHEARIPTIATKVPRAAFTKVTAKLRGAVTIPLVATNRINTPEVAERVLAEGDADMVSMARPFLADADFVNKAAAGRADEINTCIGCNQACLDHTFQAKLTSCLVNPRACHETELRIEPAATKKKVAVVGAGPAGLAAATTLGERGHDVTLFEASDAIGGQFNLAKRIPGKEEFAETLRYFEKHLERTGVRVRLGTRATSEALMQGGYDEVVVATGVVPRKPAIPGIDHPKVISYLDAILGTRPVGERVAIIGAGGIGFDVAELITHAGESTSLSRDEFWKSWGIDAKLEARGGIEGVHAAPHPPARRVVLLQRKTTKVGEGLGKTTGWIHRATLKTKGVEMLSAVEYVGIDDEGLHVRVDGETRVLAVDTVIVCAGQEPLRELHEPLTAAGVKVHLIGGADVALELDAKRAIDQGTRLAASL; from the coding sequence GTGAGCTCGTATCCCCATCTCCTCGCCCCGCTCGATCTGGGGTTCACGACGATCAGGAACCGCACCCTCATGGGCTCGATGCACACGGGCCTCGAGGAGATGCCCGGCGGCTTCGAGCGCATGGCGGCGTTCTTCGCCGAGCGGGCGCGCGGCGGTGTCGGCCTCATCGTGACCGGCGGTGTCGGACCCAACGCAGAGGGCGCGGTCTACGCGGGCGCGGCGACGCTCACCACCGAGGAGGACGCCGCGCGCCACTCCGTCGTGCCGCGCGCCGTGCACGACGCAGGCGGGACGATCTGCATGCAGATCCTCCACGCGGGTCGCTACGCGTACAACCCCGAGTCGGTCTCGGCGAGCGCGGTGAGGGCGCCGATCAACCCGTTCCGGCCGCGCGAGCTCGACGAGGCCGGCATCGAGAAGCAGATCGCGGACTTCGTGCGGTGCGCGCGGCTCGCGCAGCTCGCCGGATACGACGGCGTCGAGGTGATGGGGTCCGAGGGCTACTTCATCAACCAGTTCCTCGTCGCGCGCGTGAACCAGCGCACCGATCGCTGGGGAGGCCCGTACGAGAACCGCATGCGCCTCGCCGTCGAGATCGTGCGGCGCGTGCGCGAGGCCGTCGGGCCGCGCTTCATCATCATCTACCGCCTGTCGATGCTCGACCTCGTCGAAGGCGGCAGCACCTGGGACGAGATCGTCACGCTCGCCAAGGCCATCGAAGCGGCCGGCGCGACGATCATCAACACCGGCATCGGCTGGCACGAGGCGCGTATCCCGACGATCGCGACCAAGGTGCCTCGCGCGGCCTTCACCAAGGTCACCGCGAAGCTGCGCGGAGCAGTGACGATCCCGCTCGTCGCCACGAACCGCATCAACACGCCCGAGGTCGCGGAGCGCGTGCTCGCCGAGGGCGACGCCGACATGGTCTCGATGGCGCGGCCGTTCCTCGCCGACGCGGACTTCGTGAACAAGGCCGCCGCAGGACGCGCCGACGAGATCAACACCTGCATCGGCTGCAACCAGGCCTGCCTCGACCACACGTTCCAGGCGAAGCTCACGAGCTGCCTCGTCAACCCGCGCGCGTGCCACGAGACCGAGCTGCGCATCGAGCCGGCGGCGACGAAGAAGAAGGTCGCGGTGGTCGGCGCGGGCCCCGCTGGGCTCGCGGCCGCGACCACGCTGGGCGAGCGCGGTCACGACGTCACGTTGTTCGAGGCGTCGGACGCGATCGGCGGGCAGTTCAACCTCGCGAAGCGCATCCCCGGCAAGGAAGAGTTCGCGGAGACGCTGCGCTACTTCGAGAAGCATCTCGAGCGCACGGGCGTCCGCGTTCGTCTGGGCACGCGCGCCACGTCCGAGGCGCTGATGCAGGGCGGCTACGACGAGGTCGTCGTCGCGACCGGCGTGGTCCCTCGGAAGCCCGCGATCCCCGGCATCGATCACCCGAAGGTCATCAGCTATCTCGATGCGATCCTCGGCACCCGACCGGTCGGCGAGCGCGTGGCGATCATCGGCGCCGGCGGCATCGGCTTCGACGTCGCGGAGCTGATCACGCACGCCGGCGAGAGCACCAGTCTCTCGCGCGACGAGTTCTGGAAGAGCTGGGGGATCGACGCGAAGCTCGAGGCGCGCGGCGGCATCGAGGGCGTCCACGCGGCGCCTCATCCGCCCGCTCGTCGCGTCGTGCTCCTGCAGCGCAAGACGACCAAGGTCGGCGAGGGGCTCGGCAAGACCACCGGCTGGATCCACCGCGCGACGCTCAAGACGAAGGGCGTCGAGATGCTGAGCGCGGTGGAGTACGTCGGCATCGACGACGAAGGGCTCCACGTTCGCGTCGATGGCGAGACGCGGGTGCTCGCGGTCGACACCGTGATCGTGTGCGCCGGGCAGGAGCCGCTGCGCGAGCTGCACGAGCCGCTGACCGCCGCGGGCGTGAAGGTCCATCTGATCGGCGGGGCCGACGTCGCGCTCGAGCTCGATGCGAAGCGCGCGATCGACCAGGGCACGCGGCTCGCCGCGAGCCTCTAG
- a CDS encoding peptide-N-glycosidase F-related protein yields MLARTTSRALLLSTLLALVGCGDDDASTQLDAGLDASTGDAGSDGGPPASALCDELDLQRTPMRTSGFGDAPGELAGDFTVTQLDGSTWTLSERWSGCESYVFLVHFPGASGDALFATSIARLFSEGPRNTRYFFLSYDENADARRARMDALRTTFEDDLGFWLEGQPEQHAFWRERMHFVTDRATEVQGSVGAHLRSLIEFASTPGNEVDHPDHGRIGVPAPVAFGIDRAQTWDEADNLAPSVGRPPELGMAAFLGHFYEYRAALDARLASETDATIVTLLDERTAGRVFRPEVTLPDAATMASFDQLEIDIEITCDEGNPFACSEWDRIADIQICTGASADPVEACEQRLEIARWITPYWRRGRQRYAIDATPFLALMREGGARRFFVELGPEWERATEWLAKVSLRFRNVGGTPRATGGARAFVGGGFDAAYNTREPFTFTPPAGATRVELVTILSGHGQTDGDNCAEWCDHRHVFTVNGTALPEIRHEGGIGEDVGCAVRASEGVIPGQWGNWAQSRAYWCPGLPVDAVRTDITSQVTLGAENTITYAGRFRTGEPRGGDIALSAYVVWYAE; encoded by the coding sequence ATGCTTGCTCGGACAACTTCGCGCGCGCTGCTCCTCTCCACGCTCCTCGCGCTCGTCGGCTGCGGTGATGACGACGCCTCGACGCAGCTCGACGCGGGTCTCGACGCGAGCACCGGCGACGCCGGGAGCGACGGCGGACCGCCCGCGTCCGCGCTGTGCGACGAGCTCGATCTGCAGCGCACGCCGATGCGCACGAGCGGCTTCGGCGACGCGCCCGGCGAGCTCGCGGGCGACTTCACGGTCACGCAGCTCGATGGCTCGACGTGGACGCTCTCCGAGCGCTGGAGCGGCTGCGAGAGCTACGTGTTCCTCGTGCACTTCCCGGGCGCGAGCGGTGATGCGCTCTTCGCGACCAGCATCGCGCGTCTCTTCAGCGAAGGCCCGCGCAACACCCGCTACTTCTTCCTCTCGTACGACGAGAACGCCGACGCGCGCCGCGCGCGCATGGACGCGCTGCGCACGACGTTCGAGGACGACCTCGGGTTCTGGCTCGAGGGTCAGCCCGAGCAGCACGCGTTCTGGCGCGAGCGCATGCACTTCGTGACCGACCGCGCGACCGAGGTGCAGGGCAGCGTGGGCGCGCACCTGCGCTCGCTGATCGAGTTCGCGTCGACGCCGGGCAACGAGGTCGATCATCCCGACCACGGCCGCATCGGCGTGCCCGCGCCCGTCGCGTTCGGCATCGATCGCGCGCAGACCTGGGACGAAGCGGACAACCTCGCGCCCTCGGTGGGTCGCCCGCCCGAGCTCGGCATGGCGGCGTTCCTCGGCCACTTCTACGAGTACCGCGCCGCGCTCGACGCGCGCCTCGCGAGCGAGACCGACGCGACGATCGTCACGCTGCTCGACGAGCGCACCGCCGGCCGCGTGTTCCGCCCCGAGGTCACGCTGCCCGACGCCGCGACGATGGCGAGCTTCGATCAGCTCGAGATCGACATCGAGATCACGTGCGACGAGGGCAATCCCTTCGCGTGCTCGGAGTGGGATCGCATCGCCGACATCCAGATCTGCACCGGCGCGTCGGCCGATCCGGTCGAGGCGTGCGAGCAGCGCCTCGAGATCGCGCGCTGGATCACCCCGTACTGGCGCCGCGGCCGGCAGCGTTATGCGATCGATGCGACGCCCTTCCTCGCGCTGATGCGCGAAGGCGGCGCGCGTCGCTTCTTCGTCGAGCTCGGGCCCGAGTGGGAGCGCGCGACCGAGTGGCTCGCGAAGGTCTCGCTACGCTTCCGCAACGTCGGCGGCACGCCGCGCGCGACCGGTGGCGCGCGTGCGTTCGTCGGCGGCGGGTTCGACGCCGCGTACAACACGCGCGAGCCCTTCACGTTCACGCCTCCCGCGGGCGCGACGCGCGTCGAGCTCGTCACGATCCTCAGCGGGCACGGCCAGACCGACGGCGACAACTGCGCGGAGTGGTGCGATCACCGCCACGTCTTCACGGTGAACGGCACCGCGCTCCCCGAGATCCGTCACGAGGGCGGCATCGGCGAGGACGTCGGGTGCGCGGTCCGCGCGTCGGAGGGCGTGATCCCCGGGCAGTGGGGAAACTGGGCGCAGTCGCGCGCCTATTGGTGCCCCGGTCTTCCGGTCGACGCGGTGCGCACCGACATCACGTCGCAGGTCACGCTCGGCGCGGAGAACACGATCACGTACGCCGGACGCTTCCGCACCGGCGAGCCGCGCGGCGGCGACATCGCGCTCAGCGCCTACGTCGTCTGGTACGCGGAATAA
- a CDS encoding DUF2911 domain-containing protein produces MRRVILISTLVALLVGCGATCPTTTASTTAATSGAETRVVFARAPSDTPPIQQQPVLPQPSPRAAVEQTVGVANVRVDYSSPGARGRTIWGELVPYGQVWRAGANQPTRIDLSEDATILGTRVPAGVYSLFVIPAQTGEWTIILNTDSQLRGAQAHDPSEDVARGSVSAGDVPARERLTYSFDDTTESSTSLVLDWAGKRVAIPIEFDTAAIVGSRIDATVGNAWRPHFNAGRYLLEQEGQQARALEMLERSVAIQSTWWNEWFLARALDANGRRPEAIPHAERALELGAGDQTFDGFFAPQVRTALEEWRR; encoded by the coding sequence ATGCGCAGAGTCATTCTCATCTCCACCCTCGTCGCGCTGCTCGTGGGATGCGGCGCGACGTGTCCCACCACAACCGCTTCGACCACCGCCGCGACGTCGGGCGCCGAGACGCGCGTCGTCTTCGCGCGCGCACCCAGCGACACGCCGCCGATCCAGCAGCAGCCGGTGCTGCCGCAGCCGAGCCCTCGCGCCGCGGTCGAGCAGACGGTCGGCGTCGCGAACGTGCGCGTCGACTACAGCAGCCCGGGCGCGCGTGGCCGCACGATCTGGGGCGAGCTCGTCCCCTACGGTCAGGTGTGGCGCGCGGGCGCGAACCAGCCGACGCGCATCGACCTCAGCGAGGACGCGACGATCCTCGGCACCCGCGTGCCCGCCGGCGTCTACAGCCTCTTCGTGATCCCCGCGCAGACCGGCGAGTGGACGATCATCCTCAACACCGACAGCCAGCTCCGCGGCGCGCAGGCGCACGATCCCAGCGAGGACGTGGCGCGTGGGAGCGTGAGCGCCGGCGACGTGCCGGCGCGCGAGCGGCTCACCTACTCGTTCGACGACACGACCGAGTCCAGCACGAGCCTCGTGCTCGACTGGGCGGGCAAGCGTGTCGCGATCCCGATCGAGTTCGACACGGCGGCGATCGTCGGATCGCGCATCGACGCGACGGTCGGCAACGCGTGGCGCCCGCACTTCAACGCGGGCCGCTATCTGCTCGAGCAGGAAGGCCAGCAGGCGCGCGCGCTCGAGATGCTGGAGCGCTCGGTCGCGATCCAGTCGACGTGGTGGAACGAGTGGTTCCTCGCGCGCGCGCTCGACGCGAACGGTCGTCGCCCCGAGGCGATCCCGCACGCCGAGCGTGCGCTCGAGCTCGGCGCGGGCGACCAGACGTTCGACGGCTTCTTCGCGCCGCAGGTGCGCACCGCGCTCGAGGAGTGGCGCCGGTGA
- the bshC gene encoding bacillithiol biosynthesis cysteine-adding enzyme BshC, whose translation MSETRERIVEVARARATIAPAVLLALEAQNARWGASAARRASLDALARGAVVVVTGQQLGLFLGPLYTLWKTVSTIRLARQLSARGIAAVPLFWMQSEDHDWDEIRTVRWLGAEGMREASLPERDASGARSSIAHARFGAEIDAVLEALDLRRTEHGAWLHALLAEHHRPGASLPDAFGAVLTTLFEPYGLLTLQPRDPALAALAAPIHRRALEAHETITARLVADAARLEAEGKRVPIPVRSDCALSFFHPEGPEGPRYRLAPRGDTFALSGAPRTLSRDELFARLEDTPLALSTSALLRPALQDHLLPTAAYVGGPSEVAYAAQLPPIYDALGLTMAPYVRRASYVVTSAEDRDALSTLDLTLDDLRRDDEAALVQRLGRGPLSEELERLRATVRDGLASARAGLEAIDPGLGKSTTKTEETIEHALAKLQSRAERANAARQNTRIATLRRVIAALRPGGAPQERVHALPSLAHLDVRRVIAAAIERAPAAEGAEEEITL comes from the coding sequence GTGAGCGAGACGCGCGAGCGCATCGTGGAAGTGGCGCGCGCTCGCGCGACGATCGCGCCCGCCGTGCTCTTGGCGCTCGAAGCGCAGAACGCACGGTGGGGCGCCAGCGCGGCGCGTCGGGCCTCGCTCGACGCGCTCGCGCGGGGCGCGGTGGTGGTGGTGACCGGGCAGCAGCTCGGGCTCTTCCTCGGACCGCTCTACACGCTCTGGAAGACCGTCTCGACGATTCGCCTCGCGCGCCAGCTGAGCGCTCGGGGGATCGCGGCCGTGCCGCTCTTCTGGATGCAGAGCGAGGATCACGACTGGGACGAGATCCGCACCGTGCGCTGGCTCGGCGCGGAAGGGATGCGCGAGGCGAGCCTGCCCGAGCGCGATGCGTCGGGCGCGCGGTCGTCGATCGCGCACGCGCGGTTCGGCGCGGAGATCGACGCGGTGCTCGAGGCGCTCGATCTGCGACGCACCGAGCACGGCGCCTGGCTGCACGCGCTGCTCGCAGAGCACCACCGGCCCGGCGCGTCGCTGCCCGACGCGTTCGGCGCGGTGCTGACGACGCTCTTCGAGCCCTACGGTCTGCTCACGCTGCAGCCGCGTGATCCCGCGCTCGCGGCGCTCGCCGCGCCGATCCATCGCCGCGCGCTCGAGGCGCACGAGACGATCACGGCGCGTCTGGTCGCGGACGCGGCGCGCCTCGAAGCCGAGGGCAAGCGCGTGCCGATCCCGGTGCGGAGCGACTGCGCGCTCTCGTTCTTCCATCCCGAGGGCCCCGAAGGTCCGCGCTACCGGCTCGCGCCGCGGGGCGACACGTTCGCGCTCTCGGGCGCGCCTCGCACGCTCTCGCGCGACGAGCTCTTCGCGCGGCTCGAGGACACGCCGCTCGCGCTCAGCACGTCCGCGCTGCTCCGCCCGGCGCTGCAGGATCACCTGCTGCCGACCGCGGCGTACGTGGGTGGTCCGAGCGAGGTCGCGTACGCGGCGCAGCTCCCGCCGATCTACGACGCGCTCGGGCTCACGATGGCGCCCTACGTGCGGCGCGCGAGCTACGTGGTGACGAGCGCCGAGGATCGCGACGCGCTCTCGACGCTCGATCTCACGCTCGACGATCTGCGTCGCGACGACGAGGCCGCGCTGGTGCAGCGGCTCGGGCGCGGCCCGCTGAGCGAGGAGCTCGAGCGCCTCCGCGCGACGGTGCGCGACGGCCTCGCGAGCGCGCGCGCCGGGCTCGAGGCGATCGATCCCGGGCTCGGCAAGAGCACGACGAAGACCGAGGAGACGATCGAGCACGCGCTCGCGAAGCTCCAGTCGCGCGCCGAGCGCGCGAACGCCGCGCGCCAGAACACCCGCATCGCGACGTTGCGTCGCGTGATCGCGGCGCTGCGCCCGGGCGGAGCACCGCAGGAGCGCGTGCACGCCCTGCCCTCGCTGGCGCACCTCGACGTGCGGCGCGTGATCGCCGCGGCGATCGAGCGCGCGCCCGCCGCGGAGGGAGCCGAGGAGGAGATCACGCTGTGA
- the bshA gene encoding N-acetyl-alpha-D-glucosaminyl L-malate synthase BshA, with the protein MSRLEIGVVCLASLGGSGTVAVELAQELAARGHRVTVLAEARPPRLRDANVDFAQVVAPEHPLFAQPDALALAATLIARHRERPFDLVHLHYGVPHAVAAHLVREALGASGPALVLTLHGTDVTTFGADARYASVIAACLRSVDAITTPSAFLQRATQQAFDVAPVVVPNSVDPAIFRPDAAGRARVDEIFGGRRAGATLVHVSNFRPVKQTRALVPLMQHLTRSLRGGARLLLVGDGPERERVEADARAAGIGDALRFVAPADDPATLASWIAACDLFVLPSEIESFGLAALEALACGVPVLATRVGGLPEVVRDGATGMLVDALDALPAAAETVLRAPAGARTAMSIAAARDARERFSPGATTDAYEAVHRRALGAFRNPRSD; encoded by the coding sequence GTGAGCCGCCTCGAGATCGGCGTCGTCTGTCTGGCGTCGCTCGGGGGAAGCGGCACGGTCGCGGTGGAGCTCGCGCAGGAGCTCGCCGCGCGTGGTCATCGGGTCACGGTGCTCGCCGAGGCGCGCCCGCCCCGGCTCCGCGACGCGAACGTCGACTTCGCGCAGGTGGTCGCGCCGGAGCATCCGCTCTTCGCGCAGCCCGACGCGCTCGCGCTCGCGGCGACGCTGATCGCGCGGCACCGCGAGCGTCCCTTCGACCTCGTCCATCTGCACTACGGCGTGCCGCACGCGGTCGCCGCGCACCTCGTGCGAGAGGCGCTCGGCGCGTCGGGCCCCGCGCTCGTGCTGACGCTGCACGGCACCGACGTGACGACGTTCGGCGCGGACGCTCGGTATGCGAGCGTGATCGCCGCGTGCCTGCGATCGGTCGACGCGATCACCACGCCCTCCGCGTTCCTGCAGCGCGCGACGCAGCAGGCGTTCGACGTCGCACCGGTGGTGGTGCCCAACTCGGTCGACCCCGCGATCTTCCGCCCGGACGCTGCGGGTCGCGCGCGCGTCGACGAGATCTTCGGCGGACGGCGCGCGGGCGCGACGCTGGTCCACGTCTCGAACTTCCGCCCGGTGAAGCAGACGCGCGCGCTCGTCCCGCTGATGCAGCACCTGACGCGCTCGCTGCGCGGGGGCGCGCGCCTCCTGCTCGTCGGCGACGGTCCCGAGCGCGAGCGGGTGGAGGCGGACGCGCGCGCCGCGGGGATCGGCGACGCGCTGCGCTTCGTCGCGCCGGCCGACGATCCCGCGACGCTCGCGAGCTGGATCGCGGCCTGCGATCTCTTCGTGCTGCCGAGCGAGATCGAGAGCTTCGGGCTCGCCGCGCTCGAGGCGCTCGCGTGCGGCGTGCCGGTGCTCGCGACGCGCGTCGGTGGCCTGCCCGAGGTCGTCCGCGACGGAGCCACCGGCATGCTCGTCGACGCGCTCGACGCGCTCCCCGCGGCCGCCGAAACGGTCCTGCGCGCGCCCGCGGGCGCACGCACCGCGATGTCGATCGCTGCCGCGCGCGACGCGCGCGAGCGTTTCTCCCCCGGCGCCACCACCGACGCGTACGAAGCGGTCCACCGCCGCGCGCTCGGCGCCTTCCGCAACCCTCGGAGCGACTGA
- a CDS encoding PIG-L family deacetylase, which translates to MPSLWILGLAGVLSTPDAAQLQDELARLSTGVRVMYVAAHPDDEHTELLAYLAGARHAQVAYLSLTRGSGGQNRIGAEQGAALGILRTQELLAARRIDGAQQLFTRALDFGYTKSAEEALATWGEDAILEDVVQAIRTFRPHVIITRFPERGETHGHHLASARLARRAFSLAADPSAYPQQVARLGTWSATRLVHDVPRFMGATVPDGPYVTLDVGAFDPWRGRSYGEIAATSRSQHRSQGFGTMGRRGPSVIRLVHLEGTQAQHDVLEGIASTWQTLEGAAPLGRQVASALDAFDPAHPERSVAPLLRVRRGLEALAASPDRDASIAWIDALVPALAGLFVDVRAERAIVHPSETLPLSVELLARTTLPVRLESIALDAEVEGGTRRALPTAPTAPVVLEPGTAATPSLEVTVPADAAPSVMHWLRTDPEPGREHAEGDARIAPWTDPAIAATLTFTIDGERIAVRRGVRNVRADPVLGERVRELEVHPALLLTPERPVALASPGASTTLRFTARGAPGRYEVQLDAPAGWTFSPATTTLELDASGRGELRVEARAASDAQPGEVRPRWRAPGGEFAPALEVSTLDYPHVPERSVLLRTRTRVLPVALRSLAGQRWRVGYVDGTGDGVAAALGEAGMEVVPLDAASLAGDLSRFDAIVIGVRAFNAVPELDAQHAALMSYVERGGTLVVQYQTENRLEQVRAQLGPAPLTLGRGRVTDETATVELLAADHPALTTPHRIGATDFEGWVQERGLYFAERWDASYAPLVRMRDPGEEPQDGALLVTSHGQGHFVYTGLSFFRQLPAGVPGAYRLFENLIALGRPAADAHAALDATEDEEPAPFGTWRGIYAGVAALLVVLIAVFYWISRKFS; encoded by the coding sequence ATGCCCAGCCTCTGGATCCTCGGCCTCGCAGGCGTGCTCTCGACCCCCGACGCGGCGCAGCTCCAGGACGAGCTCGCGCGCCTGTCGACCGGCGTGCGCGTGATGTACGTCGCGGCGCATCCCGACGACGAGCACACCGAGCTGCTCGCGTACCTCGCGGGCGCGCGCCACGCGCAGGTCGCGTATCTCTCGCTCACGCGAGGCAGCGGCGGACAGAACCGCATCGGCGCCGAGCAGGGCGCGGCGCTCGGCATCCTGCGCACCCAGGAGCTGCTCGCGGCGCGGCGCATCGACGGAGCGCAGCAGCTCTTCACGCGCGCGCTCGACTTCGGCTACACGAAGTCCGCCGAGGAAGCGCTGGCGACGTGGGGCGAGGACGCGATCCTCGAGGACGTCGTGCAGGCGATCCGCACGTTCCGCCCGCACGTGATCATCACGCGCTTCCCCGAGCGCGGCGAGACCCACGGGCACCACCTCGCGTCGGCGCGGCTCGCGCGCCGCGCGTTCTCGCTCGCGGCGGATCCGAGCGCGTACCCGCAGCAGGTCGCGCGGCTCGGCACGTGGAGCGCGACGCGCCTCGTGCACGACGTGCCGCGCTTCATGGGCGCGACGGTGCCGGATGGTCCCTACGTCACGCTCGACGTCGGCGCGTTCGATCCGTGGCGCGGTCGCTCGTACGGCGAGATCGCGGCCACGAGCCGCAGCCAGCACCGCAGCCAGGGCTTCGGCACGATGGGACGCCGCGGGCCTTCGGTGATCCGGCTCGTCCACCTCGAGGGCACGCAGGCGCAGCACGACGTGCTCGAGGGCATCGCGTCGACGTGGCAGACGCTCGAAGGCGCGGCGCCGCTCGGACGTCAGGTCGCGAGCGCGCTGGACGCCTTCGATCCCGCGCATCCCGAGCGCAGCGTCGCGCCGCTGCTGCGCGTTCGACGCGGGCTCGAGGCGCTCGCCGCGAGCCCCGATCGCGATGCGTCGATCGCATGGATCGATGCGCTGGTGCCCGCGCTCGCCGGGCTCTTCGTCGACGTGCGCGCCGAGCGCGCGATCGTGCATCCGAGCGAGACGCTGCCGCTCTCGGTCGAGCTCCTCGCGCGCACGACCCTCCCGGTGCGGCTCGAGTCGATCGCGCTCGACGCCGAGGTCGAGGGCGGAACGCGGCGTGCGCTCCCGACCGCGCCGACCGCGCCGGTCGTGCTCGAGCCCGGCACCGCAGCGACTCCATCGCTCGAGGTCACCGTGCCCGCCGACGCCGCGCCGAGCGTGATGCACTGGCTGCGCACCGATCCCGAGCCCGGCCGCGAGCACGCCGAGGGCGATGCGCGCATCGCGCCGTGGACCGATCCCGCGATCGCCGCGACGCTGACCTTCACGATCGACGGCGAGCGCATCGCGGTGCGCCGCGGCGTGCGCAACGTGCGGGCGGACCCCGTGCTCGGCGAGCGGGTTCGCGAGCTCGAGGTGCACCCCGCGCTCTTGCTCACGCCGGAGCGTCCGGTCGCCCTCGCCTCGCCCGGCGCGAGCACGACGCTGCGCTTCACCGCGCGCGGCGCGCCCGGACGCTACGAGGTGCAGCTCGATGCGCCGGCCGGATGGACGTTCTCGCCCGCGACCACGACGCTCGAGCTCGACGCGTCCGGCCGCGGTGAGCTGCGCGTCGAAGCGCGCGCCGCGTCCGACGCCCAGCCCGGCGAGGTGAGGCCGCGATGGCGCGCGCCAGGCGGCGAATTCGCGCCTGCGCTCGAGGTCAGCACGCTCGACTACCCGCACGTGCCCGAGCGATCGGTGCTGCTCCGCACGCGCACGCGCGTGCTGCCGGTCGCGCTTCGCTCGCTCGCGGGACAGCGCTGGCGCGTGGGCTACGTCGACGGCACCGGCGACGGAGTCGCCGCCGCGCTCGGCGAGGCCGGCATGGAGGTCGTGCCGCTCGACGCCGCGAGCCTCGCCGGTGATCTCTCGCGCTTCGATGCGATCGTGATCGGCGTGCGCGCGTTCAACGCGGTGCCCGAGCTCGACGCGCAGCACGCCGCGCTGATGTCGTACGTCGAGCGCGGCGGCACGCTCGTCGTGCAGTACCAGACCGAGAACCGCCTCGAGCAGGTGCGCGCGCAGCTCGGCCCCGCACCGCTCACGCTCGGGCGCGGTCGCGTGACCGACGAGACGGCCACGGTGGAGCTCCTCGCCGCCGATCATCCCGCGCTGACCACGCCGCATCGCATCGGCGCCACCGACTTCGAGGGCTGGGTGCAGGAGCGCGGTCTCTACTTCGCCGAGCGATGGGACGCGTCGTACGCGCCGCTCGTCCGGATGCGCGATCCCGGCGAGGAGCCGCAGGACGGCGCGCTGCTCGTCACGTCGCACGGCCAGGGCCACTTCGTCTACACCGGGCTCTCGTTCTTCCGGCAGCTCCCCGCGGGCGTGCCCGGCGCGTATCGACTCTTCGAGAACCTGATCGCGCTCGGTCGTCCGGCGGCCGACGCGCACGCCGCGCTCGATGCGACGGAGGACGAAGAGCCCGCGCCGTTCGGCACCTGGCGCGGCATCTATGCGGGCGTCGCCGCGCTGCTCGTCGTGCTGATCGCCGTCTTCTACTGGATCAGCCGGAAGTTCTCGTGA